One stretch of Oryctolagus cuniculus unplaced genomic scaffold, mOryCun1.1 SCAFFOLD_168, whole genome shotgun sequence DNA includes these proteins:
- the LOC127485482 gene encoding synaptonemal complex protein 3-like isoform X3 gives MQPAMAPESRKRFREASATRSKPSHLEAWNLRHQAGNPGIDPHGNSSASAGAAALEVEVGDDAQKVSRGRTADVQLALPAKRRRRTVNADNSPNATKEKFEQILKVQKEQWQNIRYSYSRQFLTFFEEWDTGVRKTAKQQERLTRMLHDHRRLFLQAKNVQMETLTTVKNLYEEFLKGINDLELSQQSLLTDEQKKLKNEIDILKNKIIAATEQQQELASIQQSLQAMLLL, from the exons ATGCAGCCCGCCATGGCGCCCGAGAGCAGGAAGCGCTTCCGGGAAGCTTCAGCGACCCGAAGCAAACCCTCCCATCTGGAAGCCTGGAACTTGCGGCACCAAG CCGGCAATCCAGGAATTGATCCCCACGGGaacagctctgcttctgctggAGCAGCTGcgctggaagtggaagtggg GGATGACGCCCAGAAGGTGTCACGAGGACGTACAG CTGACGTTCAGTTGGCCCTTCCGGCAAAGAGAAGAAGGCGCACAGTGAATGCAGATAATTCTCCCAACGCTACCAAGGAGAAATTTGAGCAGATCTTGAAAGTGCAAAAAGAGCAATG GCAAAATATCCGCTACAGCTATTCTCGGCAGTTCCTGACTTTCTTTGAAGAGTGGGACACGGGTGTGCGGAAAACCGCGAAACAGCAGGAAAGACTAACT AGGATGCTTCACGACCACCGAAGGCTTTTCCTGCAAGCTAAAAATGTTCAAATGGAGACGCTGACTACAGTTAAGAACCTGTATGAGGAATTCTTAAAG GGTATCAACGACTTGGAGCTGAGCCAGCAAAGCCTGCTTACTGATGAGCAAAAGAAGCTCAAAAACGAAATTGACATCTTGAAGAACAAAATTATTGCTGCAACT GAGCAACAGCAAGAGTTGGCGAGTATTCAACAATCTCTGCAAGCCATGCTGCTTCTATGA
- the LOC127485482 gene encoding synaptonemal complex protein 3-like isoform X1, giving the protein MSVRVPTALPTVRACHSGHQKASWGWGLPMARQQAPVLEPGSFHGKRAAQGTAAREPSLARGSMQPAMAPESRKRFREASATRSKPSHLEAWNLRHQAGNPGIDPHGNSSASAGAAALEVEVGDDAQKVSRGRTADVQLALPAKRRRRTVNADNSPNATKEKFEQILKVQKEQWQNIRYSYSRQFLTFFEEWDTGVRKTAKQQERLTRMLHDHRRLFLQAKNVQMETLTTVKNLYEEFLKGINDLELSQQSLLTDEQKKLKNEIDILKNKIIAATEQQQELASIQQSLQAMLLL; this is encoded by the exons ATGTCTGTGCGTGTCCCTACTGCTCTGCCAACGGTCAGGGCCTGCCATTCGGGTCACCAGAAggcctcctgggggtgggggctgcctatGGCGCGTCAGCAGGCCCCAGTGCTGGAGCCGGGATCTTTCCATGGGAAGAGGGCGGCACAGGGGACTGCGG CCCGGGAGCCTTCACTCGCACGTGGAAGCATGCAGCCCGCCATGGCGCCCGAGAGCAGGAAGCGCTTCCGGGAAGCTTCAGCGACCCGAAGCAAACCCTCCCATCTGGAAGCCTGGAACTTGCGGCACCAAG CCGGCAATCCAGGAATTGATCCCCACGGGaacagctctgcttctgctggAGCAGCTGcgctggaagtggaagtggg GGATGACGCCCAGAAGGTGTCACGAGGACGTACAG CTGACGTTCAGTTGGCCCTTCCGGCAAAGAGAAGAAGGCGCACAGTGAATGCAGATAATTCTCCCAACGCTACCAAGGAGAAATTTGAGCAGATCTTGAAAGTGCAAAAAGAGCAATG GCAAAATATCCGCTACAGCTATTCTCGGCAGTTCCTGACTTTCTTTGAAGAGTGGGACACGGGTGTGCGGAAAACCGCGAAACAGCAGGAAAGACTAACT AGGATGCTTCACGACCACCGAAGGCTTTTCCTGCAAGCTAAAAATGTTCAAATGGAGACGCTGACTACAGTTAAGAACCTGTATGAGGAATTCTTAAAG GGTATCAACGACTTGGAGCTGAGCCAGCAAAGCCTGCTTACTGATGAGCAAAAGAAGCTCAAAAACGAAATTGACATCTTGAAGAACAAAATTATTGCTGCAACT GAGCAACAGCAAGAGTTGGCGAGTATTCAACAATCTCTGCAAGCCATGCTGCTTCTATGA
- the LOC127485482 gene encoding synaptonemal complex protein 3-like isoform X2: MSGAREPSLARGSMQPAMAPESRKRFREASATRSKPSHLEAWNLRHQAGNPGIDPHGNSSASAGAAALEVEVGDDAQKVSRGRTADVQLALPAKRRRRTVNADNSPNATKEKFEQILKVQKEQWQNIRYSYSRQFLTFFEEWDTGVRKTAKQQERLTRMLHDHRRLFLQAKNVQMETLTTVKNLYEEFLKGINDLELSQQSLLTDEQKKLKNEIDILKNKIIAATEQQQELASIQQSLQAMLLL; this comes from the exons ATGTCTGGGG CCCGGGAGCCTTCACTCGCACGTGGAAGCATGCAGCCCGCCATGGCGCCCGAGAGCAGGAAGCGCTTCCGGGAAGCTTCAGCGACCCGAAGCAAACCCTCCCATCTGGAAGCCTGGAACTTGCGGCACCAAG CCGGCAATCCAGGAATTGATCCCCACGGGaacagctctgcttctgctggAGCAGCTGcgctggaagtggaagtggg GGATGACGCCCAGAAGGTGTCACGAGGACGTACAG CTGACGTTCAGTTGGCCCTTCCGGCAAAGAGAAGAAGGCGCACAGTGAATGCAGATAATTCTCCCAACGCTACCAAGGAGAAATTTGAGCAGATCTTGAAAGTGCAAAAAGAGCAATG GCAAAATATCCGCTACAGCTATTCTCGGCAGTTCCTGACTTTCTTTGAAGAGTGGGACACGGGTGTGCGGAAAACCGCGAAACAGCAGGAAAGACTAACT AGGATGCTTCACGACCACCGAAGGCTTTTCCTGCAAGCTAAAAATGTTCAAATGGAGACGCTGACTACAGTTAAGAACCTGTATGAGGAATTCTTAAAG GGTATCAACGACTTGGAGCTGAGCCAGCAAAGCCTGCTTACTGATGAGCAAAAGAAGCTCAAAAACGAAATTGACATCTTGAAGAACAAAATTATTGCTGCAACT GAGCAACAGCAAGAGTTGGCGAGTATTCAACAATCTCTGCAAGCCATGCTGCTTCTATGA